A part of Lacinutrix sp. 5H-3-7-4 genomic DNA contains:
- the infB gene encoding translation initiation factor IF-2 — protein MAETIRLNKVLRELNISLDRAVEFLDSKGVEIEKRPTTKISEATYKILSDEFETDASKKMKSQAVSEAKLKEKEDLRLQREKEIEEKQKAEEAKAAAIAKEKELAREKELEKAKEKEKEAVVKATKTLAGPKQVGKIDLEDKRKSSKPKPVKKEEVKKSQPTTSKKEEPKKEDKKPLQTKKPEAKPVKKEADKPAEKAKPEANEPGTVETQYQKLSGPKIAGEKIDLSQFNKPKKKKEDPKKSDDNNKRKRRRISKPGDNKSNSGGNNRGGNDRHRGKKGGGRRNIVKEEPSEEDVKKQVRETLEKLQGKSNKGKGAKYRRDKRDQHREQTEIDQQIEAAESKILKVTEFVTASEVATMMDVSVTQIISACMSLGMMVTMNQRLDAETLSIVAEEFGYKVEFVTADIEESITEVEDNPEDLIERAPIVTVMGHVDHGKTSLLDYIRKENVIAGESGGITQHIGAYGVQLDNGQKIAFLDTPGHEAFTAMRARGAQVTDIAIIVAAADDDIMPQTKEAISHAQAAGVPIVFAINKIDKPDANPEKIKEGLANMNLLVEDWGGKIQSHDISAKMGTGVKDLLEKVLLEAELLELKANPNKPAVGTVVEAFLDKGRGYVSTILVQAGTLKIGDYVLAGKNSGKIKAMHDERGNDVAEAGPSTPVSILGLDGAPQAGDKFNVFADEREAKQIATKRAQLQREQSVRTQRHITLDEIGRRIALGDFQELNIILKGDVDGSVEALTDSFQKLSTEEIHVNIIHKGVGAITESDVLLATASDAIIIGFNVRPVGNARQVADTEEIDIRTYSIIYDAINDLKDAMEGMLSPEVKEEVTGTAEIREMFKVSKVGTIAGCMVMNGKIYRNSKIRLIRDGVVVYTGELASLKRFKDDVKEVGKGYDCGMQIKNYNDIKEGDVIEAFHEVEVKKKLK, from the coding sequence ATGGCTGAAACTATTAGATTAAATAAAGTACTACGTGAGCTTAATATCTCTCTAGATCGTGCTGTAGAATTCTTGGATTCTAAAGGTGTCGAAATAGAGAAGCGCCCGACTACAAAAATTTCTGAAGCAACCTATAAGATTCTTTCAGATGAGTTTGAGACGGATGCTAGTAAGAAAATGAAATCACAAGCAGTAAGTGAAGCCAAGCTCAAAGAAAAAGAAGACTTGCGTCTTCAGCGTGAAAAAGAGATAGAAGAAAAGCAAAAAGCCGAAGAAGCTAAAGCTGCTGCAATAGCTAAAGAAAAAGAATTAGCTAGAGAAAAGGAGCTAGAAAAAGCAAAAGAAAAAGAAAAAGAAGCAGTTGTTAAAGCAACTAAAACTTTAGCTGGGCCAAAGCAAGTAGGTAAAATTGATTTAGAAGATAAAAGAAAGTCTTCAAAGCCAAAGCCAGTAAAAAAGGAAGAGGTGAAAAAATCACAACCAACGACTTCTAAAAAAGAAGAGCCTAAAAAAGAAGATAAAAAACCACTGCAAACAAAAAAGCCAGAAGCTAAACCGGTTAAAAAAGAAGCTGATAAACCAGCAGAAAAAGCTAAACCAGAAGCTAATGAGCCAGGGACTGTAGAAACCCAATATCAAAAACTATCAGGGCCAAAAATTGCAGGAGAAAAAATTGATTTATCTCAATTTAATAAACCTAAAAAGAAAAAAGAAGACCCTAAAAAGTCAGACGATAACAATAAAAGAAAACGTCGTCGTATCTCTAAACCAGGAGATAATAAATCTAATTCTGGAGGAAACAATAGAGGAGGAAACGATAGACACCGTGGTAAAAAAGGTGGCGGACGTAGAAATATTGTAAAAGAAGAGCCTAGTGAAGAAGATGTAAAAAAACAAGTAAGAGAAACGCTTGAAAAATTACAAGGTAAATCTAACAAAGGAAAAGGCGCTAAATATAGAAGAGATAAAAGAGATCAACACAGAGAACAAACTGAAATTGATCAACAAATTGAAGCAGCAGAAAGTAAAATACTTAAAGTGACAGAGTTTGTTACAGCAAGTGAAGTTGCAACCATGATGGATGTTAGTGTAACGCAAATTATCTCAGCATGTATGTCTTTAGGTATGATGGTTACAATGAACCAGCGTTTAGATGCCGAAACACTTTCTATAGTTGCTGAAGAGTTTGGTTATAAAGTAGAGTTTGTTACTGCAGATATTGAAGAGTCAATAACAGAAGTTGAAGATAATCCAGAAGATTTAATTGAACGTGCTCCTATTGTTACAGTAATGGGTCACGTAGATCACGGTAAAACATCTTTACTAGATTATATACGTAAAGAAAATGTAATTGCAGGAGAATCTGGAGGTATAACACAGCATATTGGTGCTTATGGAGTACAATTAGATAACGGACAAAAAATTGCATTTTTAGATACACCAGGTCACGAAGCCTTTACAGCCATGCGTGCACGTGGTGCTCAAGTAACAGATATAGCAATTATTGTTGCAGCAGCAGATGATGATATCATGCCGCAAACAAAAGAAGCAATTTCTCACGCACAAGCTGCAGGAGTACCAATTGTTTTTGCTATAAATAAAATAGATAAGCCAGATGCTAACCCAGAAAAAATAAAAGAAGGATTAGCAAACATGAACTTATTAGTTGAAGATTGGGGTGGTAAAATACAATCGCACGATATATCAGCAAAAATGGGAACTGGTGTAAAAGATTTATTAGAGAAAGTATTGCTTGAAGCAGAATTATTAGAACTTAAAGCAAACCCTAATAAACCAGCTGTTGGTACAGTAGTAGAAGCATTCTTAGATAAAGGTCGTGGATATGTCTCTACAATATTAGTACAAGCAGGAACATTAAAAATAGGAGATTACGTACTCGCAGGAAAAAATAGTGGTAAAATTAAAGCCATGCATGATGAACGTGGAAACGATGTAGCCGAAGCAGGACCATCAACACCAGTTTCAATATTAGGTTTAGATGGCGCGCCACAAGCAGGAGATAAATTTAATGTCTTTGCAGATGAGCGTGAAGCCAAGCAAATTGCAACTAAAAGAGCACAATTACAACGTGAGCAATCTGTTAGAACACAACGTCATATTACATTAGATGAAATTGGTCGTCGTATTGCATTAGGAGATTTCCAAGAGCTTAATATTATATTAAAAGGTGATGTTGATGGTTCGGTAGAAGCGTTAACAGACTCTTTCCAAAAATTATCTACTGAAGAAATTCATGTAAATATTATTCATAAAGGCGTTGGAGCAATTACAGAAAGTGATGTATTGTTAGCAACAGCATCAGATGCTATTATTATAGGATTTAATGTACGTCCAGTTGGAAACGCGAGACAAGTTGCAGATACCGAAGAAATCGATATCAGAACATACTCTATAATCTACGATGCTATTAACGATCTTAAAGACGCTATGGAAGGTATGTTATCTCCAGAAGTTAAAGAAGAAGTTACTGGGACAGCAGAGATTAGAGAAATGTTTAAAGTCTCTAAGGTTGGTACAATTGCTGGTTGTATGGTAATGAATGGTAAAATTTACCGTAACTCTAAAATACGCTTAATACGTGATGGTGTGGTAGTTTATACTGGAGAATTAGCATCATTAAAACGTTTTAAAGATGATGTTAAAGAAGTTGGTAAAGGTTACGATTGTGGTATGCAAATTAAAAACTATAACGACATTAAGGAAGGTGATGTTATAGAAGCATTCCATGAAGTAGAAGTAAAAAAGAAGTTAAAATAA
- a CDS encoding SPOR domain-containing protein gives MKIISTKKISLFLLLTAGIYSVSNAQNGSLDISQDEEISNLLKLKKEINTEDNDTNRYKIQIFSGSRERAESMENSFDSSFNSWPSSLVYETPNYKVWVGNFRTRLEADRALMKIKKKFPTGSFIFKPKKKD, from the coding sequence ATGAAGATTATTTCGACTAAAAAAATTAGCTTGTTTTTACTTTTAACTGCTGGCATTTATTCTGTTAGCAACGCGCAAAATGGCTCTTTAGACATTTCTCAAGATGAAGAAATTTCTAATTTATTAAAATTAAAAAAGGAAATAAACACAGAAGATAACGATACAAACCGTTATAAAATTCAAATATTTTCTGGCAGTCGAGAACGTGCTGAAAGCATGGAAAACAGTTTTGACAGCTCTTTTAACTCTTGGCCATCAAGTTTGGTTTATGAAACACCTAATTATAAAGTATGGGTTGGAAATTTTAGAACACGCTTAGAAGCAGATCGTGCTTTAATGAAAATTAAAAAGAAATTCCCTACTGGTTCTTTTATATTTAAACCTAAAAAGAAGGATTAA
- a CDS encoding c-type cytochrome, which produces MKKSYQSLEVNSINNMKQVIHRKLGVNILQLSLIFILAFSTSLSAQDGDAAAGKALFNANCASCHKLDKKMTGPALRNVEARLEEEQGLDRAWLYAWIKNSAGMIKSGDAYANKIYKEYNGTAMTAFPQLSDSDIDNILAYTAEEKAAPAVTPGVVGGVDSNPSNDGASNTLILGALALLFALLAIALVLVNKTLRRFANEKGVELETKSSRKPLWKAFVENQFLVLVTAIFFLLAAGYFVYGYFMQVGVNQGYEPVQEIHYSHRIHAGDNGIDCKYCHSSARVSKTSGIPSLNVCMNCHKSIYEVAESTATEEYSKAFYDGEIKKLYAAVGWDDANQKYTGETKPVKWTRIHNLPDFAYFNHSQHVSVAGVECQTCHGPVEEMEIMYQYAPLTMGWCINCHRETNVKVKDNEYYTKIHEQLSKKYGVEELTAAQMGGLECGKCHY; this is translated from the coding sequence ATGAAAAAATCATACCAAAGTTTAGAAGTAAATTCAATCAACAATATGAAACAGGTGATTCACCGCAAATTAGGCGTTAATATTCTTCAGTTAAGCTTAATTTTTATACTAGCGTTTTCTACTTCCCTTTCAGCTCAAGATGGCGATGCTGCTGCTGGAAAGGCGTTATTTAATGCAAATTGTGCTTCATGCCACAAATTAGATAAGAAAATGACAGGTCCTGCATTAAGAAATGTAGAGGCTCGATTAGAAGAAGAGCAAGGTTTAGATAGAGCATGGCTTTATGCTTGGATAAAAAACAGTGCAGGAATGATTAAGTCTGGTGATGCTTATGCTAACAAGATTTATAAAGAGTACAACGGTACTGCAATGACTGCTTTTCCTCAATTATCAGATTCAGATATTGACAATATATTAGCTTACACAGCTGAAGAAAAAGCGGCTCCGGCGGTTACACCTGGTGTAGTTGGAGGTGTTGACTCAAACCCTTCAAACGATGGTGCTTCAAATACTTTAATTTTAGGTGCTTTAGCATTATTGTTCGCTTTATTAGCAATAGCGTTAGTTTTAGTTAATAAAACGTTACGCCGTTTTGCAAATGAAAAAGGTGTGGAGTTGGAAACTAAGTCTTCAAGAAAACCACTTTGGAAAGCTTTTGTTGAAAATCAATTTTTGGTTTTAGTTACAGCGATTTTCTTTTTGTTAGCTGCAGGTTATTTTGTGTATGGTTACTTTATGCAGGTTGGTGTAAATCAAGGTTACGAGCCAGTACAAGAAATACACTATTCGCATAGAATTCACGCAGGTGATAATGGTATCGATTGTAAATACTGTCACTCATCGGCTAGAGTTAGTAAAACTTCAGGGATTCCGTCTTTAAATGTTTGTATGAACTGTCATAAGTCTATTTATGAAGTCGCTGAATCTACAGCTACAGAAGAGTATAGCAAAGCGTTTTATGATGGCGAAATCAAAAAATTATATGCGGCAGTTGGTTGGGATGATGCAAATCAAAAATATACAGGTGAAACCAAACCGGTAAAATGGACGAGAATTCACAATTTGCCAGATTTCGCATATTTTAATCACTCACAACACGTTTCTGTAGCAGGCGTTGAATGTCAAACATGTCACGGTCCAGTTGAAGAAATGGAAATTATGTACCAATATGCTCCATTAACAATGGGTTGGTGTATTAATTGTCACAGAGAAACAAACGTAAAAGTTAAAGATAACGAGTACTATACTAAAATTCACGAGCAATTATCTAAAAAATACGGTGTTGAAGAATTAACAGCAGCGCAAATGGGTGGTTTAGAATGTGGAAAATGTCATTATTAA
- a CDS encoding TAT-variant-translocated molybdopterin oxidoreductase, with protein sequence MSSNKKYWKSVEELKDSSIVETLKQNEFVNEIPTDEFLGDKETLESSSTTRRDFLKYVGFSTAAASLAACEGPVIKSIPYVVQPDSIIPGVANYYATTIADGFDFASVLVKTREGRPIKIENNNLGATDGGANARVNASVLGLYDSLRVKNPMKGDAAISWSTFTSETTQKLNALRDSGKQIVLLTQTFASPSTSKLISEFKEKYGNVNHVIYDAVSESAALDAFQAKYNERGLADYDFSLASTIVGFGADFLGDWQGGGFDTGYSQGRVPKKGKMSRHIQFESNMSLAGANADKRIPLTPNQQKLALAKLHSLIVSGSTFSGSLPAHIEKAVVNAANELRVAESAGVVITGLQDINAQTVVLEINEALSSKAFNPKKPIKTRQGNDKEVMTLVANMKAGKVGAIIMSGVNPLYTLPNASDFAKGLKNTELSVAFSMKADETALVSQYIAAAPHYLESWGDVELKKGHFGLIQPTIRPLFDTKQFQEALLLWNGNTEKYSDYVKNVWNTSILGGASFNQALHDGSFISKTSGDVVEETSEVSEDNMEIPAGNAARALAASATSKGMELTLYTKTGMGDGQQANNPWLQEFPDPITRTSWDNYLTISAKDAQRLEIVNENDATGALNGSYAEVTVNGTKLTVPVIIQPGQAAGSVGLAFGYGRTAGLKEEMQTGKNAYALYQNFKNIQEVTVKKAAGMHEFACVQLQNTLMGRGDIIKETTLEIFNTKDKSAWNAVPMVSLNHEETPVTSPDVDLWDEFDRSVGHHFNLSIDLNACTGCGACVIACHAENNVPVVGKEEIRRSRDMHWLRIDRYYSSEETFEQDDAKKEGFSGLFGDNGSLGGFGELEAASDNPQVAFQPVMCQHCNHAPCETVCPVAATSHGRQGQNHMAYNRCVGTRYCANNCPYKVRRFNWFLYNGNDEFDYFMNDDLGRMVINPDVTVRSRGVMEKCSMCIQLTQKTILDAKREGREIRDGEFKTACSAACTSGAMVFGDINDKNSKVAKLLKDDRMYHLLESVGTKPNVQYHTKVRNTKA encoded by the coding sequence ATGTCATCAAACAAGAAATACTGGAAAAGTGTTGAGGAGCTAAAAGATAGCTCTATTGTTGAGACGCTAAAACAAAACGAATTTGTAAATGAAATTCCTACTGATGAGTTTCTTGGAGACAAGGAAACATTAGAGTCTTCATCTACAACGCGTCGTGATTTCTTAAAATATGTTGGTTTTAGTACAGCTGCAGCTTCTTTAGCTGCTTGTGAAGGACCAGTAATTAAATCAATCCCTTATGTAGTACAGCCAGACTCTATAATCCCTGGTGTTGCTAATTATTATGCAACTACAATTGCAGATGGTTTTGATTTTGCAAGTGTTTTAGTTAAAACTCGAGAAGGTCGTCCAATTAAAATTGAAAACAATAATCTTGGAGCTACAGATGGTGGCGCAAATGCAAGAGTTAATGCATCAGTTTTAGGATTGTATGATAGTTTAAGAGTAAAGAACCCTATGAAAGGCGATGCAGCTATTTCTTGGTCTACTTTTACTTCTGAAACAACTCAAAAATTAAACGCTTTAAGAGATAGTGGAAAACAAATAGTATTATTAACACAAACTTTTGCAAGTCCATCAACGTCTAAGTTGATTTCTGAATTTAAAGAAAAATATGGAAATGTAAATCATGTGATTTATGATGCAGTTTCAGAATCTGCTGCTTTAGATGCGTTTCAAGCAAAATATAATGAAAGAGGCTTAGCTGATTATGATTTTTCTTTAGCATCAACAATTGTTGGTTTTGGAGCAGATTTCCTAGGAGATTGGCAAGGTGGAGGTTTTGATACAGGATACTCTCAAGGACGTGTTCCTAAAAAAGGAAAAATGTCTCGTCATATTCAGTTCGAATCTAACATGTCTCTTGCAGGAGCAAACGCAGATAAGCGTATTCCTTTAACACCAAATCAACAAAAACTTGCTTTAGCTAAATTACATAGCTTAATAGTTTCAGGTAGTACTTTTTCAGGAAGTTTACCTGCTCATATTGAAAAAGCAGTTGTAAATGCAGCAAATGAATTAAGAGTTGCAGAGAGTGCTGGTGTTGTTATTACTGGATTACAGGATATAAACGCACAAACAGTAGTTTTAGAGATTAACGAAGCTCTTAGTAGTAAGGCTTTTAATCCTAAAAAACCAATTAAAACAAGACAAGGAAATGATAAAGAAGTAATGACTTTAGTTGCCAATATGAAAGCAGGTAAAGTAGGAGCTATTATCATGAGTGGTGTAAACCCATTATATACATTACCAAACGCTTCAGATTTTGCTAAAGGATTGAAAAATACAGAGCTATCTGTTGCCTTTTCAATGAAAGCAGATGAGACAGCTTTAGTGTCACAATATATCGCTGCTGCACCTCACTATTTAGAAAGTTGGGGAGATGTAGAATTAAAGAAAGGTCATTTTGGTTTAATACAACCAACTATTCGTCCTTTATTTGATACTAAACAATTTCAAGAGGCATTATTATTATGGAATGGAAATACTGAAAAGTATAGCGATTACGTAAAAAATGTATGGAATACTTCTATTTTAGGTGGAGCTTCATTTAATCAAGCATTACACGATGGGTCTTTTATTTCTAAAACATCTGGAGATGTAGTAGAAGAAACTTCTGAAGTTTCTGAAGACAATATGGAGATACCAGCTGGAAATGCAGCTAGAGCTTTAGCAGCTAGCGCAACATCTAAAGGCATGGAGTTGACATTGTATACCAAAACAGGTATGGGTGATGGTCAACAAGCAAATAATCCATGGTTACAAGAGTTTCCAGATCCTATTACTAGAACATCTTGGGATAACTATTTAACAATTTCTGCAAAAGATGCTCAAAGACTAGAAATAGTTAATGAAAATGATGCAACAGGAGCATTAAATGGAAGTTATGCCGAAGTTACTGTTAATGGAACCAAGTTAACAGTGCCAGTAATTATTCAACCAGGTCAAGCTGCAGGTTCTGTAGGTTTAGCATTTGGTTATGGTAGAACGGCCGGTTTAAAAGAAGAAATGCAAACTGGTAAAAATGCTTACGCATTATATCAGAACTTTAAAAACATTCAGGAAGTTACAGTTAAAAAAGCAGCAGGTATGCATGAATTTGCATGTGTGCAGTTGCAAAACACTTTAATGGGTCGTGGAGACATTATTAAAGAAACTACTTTAGAGATTTTTAATACTAAGGACAAAAGCGCTTGGAATGCTGTTCCAATGGTATCTTTAAATCATGAAGAAACTCCAGTAACTTCACCAGATGTAGATTTATGGGATGAGTTTGATCGTTCAGTAGGACATCACTTTAACCTTTCTATAGACTTAAATGCTTGTACAGGTTGTGGAGCATGTGTAATAGCATGTCACGCAGAAAACAACGTACCGGTAGTTGGTAAAGAAGAAATTCGTCGTAGCCGTGATATGCACTGGTTACGTATTGATAGATACTATTCTTCAGAAGAAACTTTCGAGCAAGACGATGCTAAAAAAGAAGGATTTTCAGGATTATTTGGAGATAATGGTTCTTTAGGAGGATTTGGTGAACTTGAAGCAGCATCAGATAATCCACAAGTAGCATTCCAACCAGTAATGTGTCAGCATTGTAATCATGCACCTTGTGAAACTGTATGTCCTGTAGCGGCTACATCACATGGCCGTCAAGGTCAAAACCACATGGCATATAACCGTTGTGTAGGTACTAGATATTGTGCAAATAACTGTCCTTATAAAGTACGTAGATTCAACTGGTTCTTATACAATGGTAATGATGAGTTTGATTACTTTATGAATGATGACCTTGGAAGAATGGTTATTAACCCAGATGTAACAGTACGTTCTCGTGGTGTCATGGAAAAATGTTCTATGTGTATACAATTGACACAGAAAACTATACTTGATGCTAAACGTGAAGGACGTGAGATTAGAGATGGTGAATTCAAAACAGCTTGTTCTGCAGCTTGTACTAGTGGAGCAATGGTATTTGGAGATATTAACGATAAAAATAGTAAAGTTGCAAAACTTTTAAAAGACGATCGTATGTATCACTTATTAGAAAGTGTTGGTACTAAACCTAATGTTCAGTATCATACTAAAGTGAGAAACACGAAAGCATAA
- the nrfD gene encoding NrfD/PsrC family molybdoenzyme membrane anchor subunit, whose protein sequence is MASHYEAPIRRPLVTGEKSYHDVTVDIAAPVEGKANKQWWIVFSIALVAFLWGIGCIIYTVSTGIGTWGLNKTVGWAWDITNFVWWVGIGHAGTLISAVLLLFRQKWRMAINRSAEAMTIFSVVQAGLFPIIHMGRPWLAYWVLPIPNQFGSLWVNFNSPLLWDVFAISTYLSVSLVFWWTGLLPDFAMLRDRAIKPFQKKIYSLLSFGWTGRAKDWQRFEEVSLVLAGLATPLVLSVHTIVSFDFATSVIPGWHTTIFPPYFVAGAIFSGFAMVNTLLIIMRKVCNLEDYITVQHIELMNIVIMITGSIVGVAYITELFVAWYSGVEFEQYAFLNRATGPYWWAYWAMMSCNVFSPQFMWFKKLRTSIMFSFIISIVVNIGMWFERFVIIVTSLHRDYLPSSWTMFSPTFVDIGIFIGTIGFFFVLFLLYSRTFPVIAQAEVKTILKSSGQRYKNIRERGDSLMGTGSDERTSVYALKEDTTLTPTFAKDDTKVNNLLEGIGTFDPATQTADDLKVINGIGPKMEETLNSIGIFTFAQVSKMTNREYTLLDEITGSFPGRAERDDWSGQAKKLIN, encoded by the coding sequence ATGGCGTCTCATTACGAAGCACCTATTAGAAGACCTTTAGTTACAGGCGAAAAATCGTATCACGATGTAACTGTCGATATCGCAGCTCCTGTTGAAGGGAAAGCAAATAAACAATGGTGGATTGTTTTTTCAATCGCATTAGTAGCTTTTCTTTGGGGAATTGGTTGTATTATTTATACAGTATCAACAGGTATTGGAACTTGGGGATTAAACAAGACCGTTGGATGGGCTTGGGATATTACTAACTTTGTTTGGTGGGTTGGTATTGGTCACGCAGGAACATTAATTTCTGCAGTACTTTTACTTTTCCGTCAAAAATGGAGAATGGCAATTAACCGTTCTGCAGAGGCAATGACAATTTTCTCAGTAGTTCAAGCTGGATTATTCCCAATTATTCACATGGGTCGTCCATGGTTAGCATATTGGGTTCTACCTATACCAAACCAATTTGGTTCATTATGGGTAAACTTTAACTCTCCGCTACTTTGGGATGTATTTGCAATTTCAACATATTTATCTGTATCATTAGTATTCTGGTGGACAGGTTTATTGCCAGATTTTGCAATGCTTAGAGATAGAGCAATTAAACCATTTCAAAAGAAAATTTATTCATTATTAAGTTTTGGTTGGACAGGTCGTGCTAAAGATTGGCAACGTTTTGAAGAAGTATCATTAGTATTAGCAGGTTTAGCAACACCATTAGTACTTTCTGTACATACCATTGTATCTTTTGACTTCGCAACATCTGTAATACCAGGATGGCATACTACAATTTTCCCACCTTACTTCGTAGCAGGTGCTATTTTCTCTGGTTTTGCCATGGTAAATACACTCTTAATTATAATGAGAAAGGTATGTAATCTTGAAGATTACATTACAGTTCAGCATATAGAATTAATGAATATTGTAATCATGATTACCGGTTCTATAGTTGGTGTAGCATATATTACTGAGTTATTTGTAGCTTGGTACTCTGGTGTAGAATTCGAGCAATATGCATTCTTAAATAGAGCAACAGGACCTTATTGGTGGGCATATTGGGCAATGATGTCTTGTAACGTGTTTTCACCTCAATTTATGTGGTTCAAAAAATTACGAACAAGTATTATGTTCTCTTTTATAATTTCTATTGTTGTAAATATAGGAATGTGGTTTGAACGTTTTGTAATTATTGTAACATCATTACATAGAGATTATTTACCATCATCATGGACAATGTTCTCTCCAACGTTTGTAGATATTGGTATATTTATAGGAACAATAGGATTTTTCTTTGTATTATTCTTATTATATTCTAGAACATTCCCTGTAATTGCACAAGCCGAAGTAAAAACAATCTTAAAATCTTCTGGACAACGTTATAAAAACATTAGAGAAAGAGGAGATAGTTTAATGGGAACAGGTTCAGACGAAAGAACTTCTGTATATGCATTAAAAGAAGATACAACACTTACTCCAACATTCGCGAAAGATGATACTAAAGTAAATAATTTACTTGAAGGTATTGGAACATTTGATCCAGCAACTCAAACGGCAGATGACTTAAAAGTAATTAATGGTATTGGTCCAAAAATGGAAGAAACATTAAATAGTATCGGTATTTTTACTTTTGCACAAGTAAGTAAAATGACAAATAGAGAATATACATTGTTAGATGAAATTACAGGTTCTTTTCCAGGTAGAGCAGAACGTGATGATTGGTCTGGACAAGCTAAAAAATTAATAAACTAA
- a CDS encoding DUF3341 domain-containing protein — protein sequence METSKVIHAIYNDDDVLMAAVKSVKAKKHHIEEIYTPFPVHGLDKAMGLAPTRIAIASFLYGCVGITVATVMMNFIMIEDWPQNIGGKPSFSYLENMPAFVPIMFELTVFFAAHLMVITFYLRSRMWPFKKAENPDPRTTDDHFLMEIPVHGNEKELHDLLSQTGAVEINIIDNAH from the coding sequence ATGGAAACTTCAAAAGTAATTCACGCTATTTATAACGATGATGATGTTTTAATGGCAGCTGTAAAATCAGTAAAAGCAAAAAAACATCACATTGAAGAAATATATACGCCTTTTCCTGTTCACGGGCTAGACAAGGCTATGGGATTAGCGCCAACAAGAATAGCAATCGCATCATTTTTATACGGTTGTGTAGGTATAACAGTTGCCACTGTAATGATGAATTTTATCATGATTGAAGACTGGCCACAAAACATTGGTGGAAAACCAAGTTTTAGTTACTTAGAAAATATGCCTGCATTCGTTCCTATTATGTTCGAATTAACAGTATTCTTTGCAGCTCACTTAATGGTAATTACGTTTTACTTACGTAGTAGAATGTGGCCATTTAAAAAAGCCGAAAATCCAGATCCAAGAACAACAGATGATCATTTCTTAATGGAAATACCGGTTCACGGAAACGAAAAAGAATTGCACGATTTATTATCACAAACTGGTGCAGTGGAAATTAATATAATAGATAACGCGCATTAA
- a CDS encoding cytochrome c, producing the protein MKSIIKISILALVVVSIVACKKDSRPNYEYMPNMYESLAYETYQESDAFANGVEAQLPAEGTISRGYTPFDIENTTEGYNLAKDSLQMKLDSTKVDYEKGGPLYAVYCAICHGNKGNGQGKLVKREKILGVPSYDDAGRAITAGSVYHTIYYGKNTMGSYANQLNEEERWQVVAYVLKLKAELEK; encoded by the coding sequence ATGAAGAGCATTATTAAAATATCAATATTAGCATTAGTAGTAGTGTCTATTGTAGCTTGTAAAAAAGATTCAAGACCTAATTACGAATACATGCCTAATATGTACGAGTCATTAGCTTACGAAACATATCAAGAATCTGATGCTTTTGCAAATGGTGTTGAAGCACAATTGCCAGCAGAAGGAACCATATCAAGAGGTTATACACCTTTTGATATAGAGAATACAACAGAAGGTTATAACCTAGCCAAAGATTCATTACAAATGAAACTTGATTCTACAAAAGTAGATTACGAAAAAGGAGGACCTTTATATGCAGTATACTGTGCAATTTGCCATGGTAATAAAGGTAACGGTCAAGGTAAACTTGTAAAAAGAGAAAAAATTCTTGGAGTACCTAGTTATGATGATGCTGGTAGAGCAATAACTGCAGGATCAGTTTATCATACAATATACTACGGTAAAAATACAATGGGTTCTTATGCAAACCAACTTAACGAAGAAGAGCGTTGGCAAGTTGTTGCGTATGTATTGAAATTGAAAGCAGAATTAGAAAAATAA